From the Nonlabens marinus S1-08 genome, one window contains:
- a CDS encoding DUF721 domain-containing protein: MRNNKKEDFLNMSDALSDFKAQNKLNQGFLKVDVNDAWKEVMGPGVMSYTTQIKFTGEKLFIDLSSSVLRQELSYGRSKIVDNLNKHLGKEVIKTLVLR, translated from the coding sequence ATGCGCAATAATAAAAAAGAAGACTTTCTAAACATGAGTGATGCCCTGAGTGATTTCAAGGCGCAAAACAAGCTGAATCAAGGATTCTTAAAGGTAGATGTCAACGATGCCTGGAAGGAAGTGATGGGGCCAGGAGTGATGAGTTATACCACTCAAATTAAATTTACTGGTGAGAAGTTGTTTATTGACTTATCATCCTCTGTATTGCGGCAGGAGCTCTCTTACGGGCGCAGTAAGATTGTAGACAACCTTAATAAACACTTAGGTAAAGAGGTCATCAAAACATTGGTATTGCGCTAA
- a CDS encoding lipocalin-like domain-containing protein, producing the protein MRYAWILFIVLMTVSCDDQSNKKKLEHLQGYWSIDTVEKPDGSEKEFPFTNHMDFFNVEGTSGTKSRVSPTYDGRFISYGDAVKFVWVNDENQLVLKFADGENSYSQTLKKATEDELILIHEDGTIYNYKSYDPDAQ; encoded by the coding sequence ATGAGATATGCCTGGATACTTTTCATAGTCCTAATGACAGTGAGTTGTGACGATCAAAGCAACAAAAAGAAATTAGAACACCTTCAAGGCTACTGGAGTATTGACACAGTAGAAAAGCCAGACGGCAGCGAGAAAGAATTTCCATTTACGAATCATATGGACTTTTTTAATGTGGAAGGCACTAGTGGCACTAAAAGTCGTGTAAGCCCTACTTATGATGGACGATTCATATCTTACGGTGATGCCGTGAAATTTGTCTGGGTAAATGATGAAAATCAGCTGGTTCTCAAGTTTGCTGATGGCGAAAATTCTTATTCTCAAACCTTAAAAAAAGCTACGGAGGACGAATTAATCTTGATTCACGAAGACGGAACTATTTACAACTACAAATCTTACGATCCTGATGCGCAATAA
- the recF gene encoding DNA replication/repair protein RecF (All proteins in this family for which functions are known are DNA-binding proteins that assist the filamentation of RecA onto DNA for the initiation of recombination or recombinational repair.), whose protein sequence is MHLKSLSLINYKSFESADFEMDEKINCFVGKNGKGKTNVLDAIYHLSFAKSNFNPVTLQNINHEADFFVINGKFEKAEKEENVVVSAKRGNKRIVKRNGKIYDKISDHIGLLPLVIISPADRDLIIEGSETRRKFLDGVISLENSSYLTSLIHYNKLLQQRNALLKYFAANRKFDSDALTVYDEQMVRLGTFIHRIRVEFLESFTPIFKDFYTQISRSAEETVAIEYKSDFNDADPTQVFNAAQQKDLQLQYTSAGTHKDDLIFTLDGHPVKKYGSQGQQKSFLTALKLAQFEFIKSKSGTVPILLLDDIFDKLDEDRVSQLIGMVNNEQFGQLFISDTHRDRTEAVIKNVNQSYKMFEL, encoded by the coding sequence ATGCATCTCAAATCTCTCAGCCTTATCAATTACAAAAGCTTCGAAAGCGCCGATTTTGAGATGGATGAGAAGATCAATTGCTTTGTAGGCAAAAATGGGAAAGGGAAAACGAACGTGCTGGACGCCATTTACCACCTTTCCTTTGCTAAAAGCAATTTTAATCCTGTAACCCTACAAAATATCAATCACGAAGCTGATTTTTTTGTGATCAATGGGAAATTTGAAAAAGCAGAAAAGGAAGAAAATGTAGTGGTTAGTGCTAAACGAGGGAACAAACGTATCGTGAAGCGCAACGGGAAAATTTATGACAAGATCAGTGATCACATAGGGTTGCTACCGTTGGTCATTATCTCTCCTGCAGATCGCGACTTGATTATTGAAGGTAGCGAGACGCGTCGTAAATTTTTGGATGGTGTTATTTCATTAGAAAATAGTAGTTATCTGACCAGTCTGATTCATTACAACAAGTTGCTGCAACAGCGCAATGCCTTGCTCAAATACTTTGCGGCCAATCGTAAGTTTGACAGCGATGCACTGACTGTTTATGATGAGCAAATGGTCCGGCTGGGAACTTTCATCCATCGCATACGTGTAGAATTTTTAGAAAGCTTCACTCCTATCTTCAAGGATTTTTATACCCAGATTTCCCGCAGTGCGGAAGAAACGGTAGCTATTGAATACAAGTCTGACTTTAACGATGCTGATCCTACGCAAGTTTTTAACGCAGCCCAGCAAAAGGATTTACAGCTACAATATACCAGTGCTGGAACACATAAGGATGATCTGATATTTACACTGGACGGTCATCCTGTCAAGAAATACGGCAGCCAGGGACAACAAAAAAGTTTTTTAACAGCCTTAAAACTGGCACAGTTTGAATTTATAAAGAGTAAAAGTGGAACAGTCCCTATTCTATTGCTGGATGACATCTTTGACAAACTGGATGAAGACCGTGTATCCCAATTGATAGGTATGGTAAATAATGAGCAATTCGGTCAACTATTCATCAGTGACACACATCGCGACAGGACTGAAGCGGTGATCAAAAATGTCAACCAATCCTATAAAATGTTTGAATTATGA
- a CDS encoding tetratricopeptide repeat protein, which translates to MAAYNKRGYKPKTKKEKEVIEENESATAEVFTTLDEGAGKTEEWVEKNQNIILYTVIAIAVIALGIWAYTEFVLEPKGEEALQESVQADEFYQMAVNATGEEQDSLFNLALEGGEGKYGLLKIADEYSGTEAGNIANYQIGMAYLNLGGANYQKAIDYLTAYDGDGSVMEAYANAGIGDALVQVGQEADAISYYNKAADIVPNEFTTPKYLLKAAQASLNTGDYSAAIKNLERIEEEYPEAAEAQTAQILLGQAEAAAN; encoded by the coding sequence ATGGCCGCATACAATAAACGAGGTTACAAGCCTAAAACGAAGAAAGAAAAAGAAGTCATCGAGGAAAACGAGTCAGCTACAGCTGAGGTGTTTACAACTCTTGACGAAGGTGCTGGAAAAACGGAGGAGTGGGTTGAGAAAAATCAAAACATAATTCTTTATACAGTAATTGCTATTGCGGTAATCGCTTTGGGAATATGGGCGTACACTGAGTTTGTGTTAGAGCCTAAAGGTGAGGAAGCCTTACAAGAATCTGTTCAAGCTGATGAATTTTATCAAATGGCAGTAAATGCAACAGGTGAAGAGCAAGATTCTTTATTTAATCTAGCCCTAGAAGGTGGCGAGGGAAAATACGGTCTTCTTAAAATTGCAGACGAATATTCAGGGACTGAAGCTGGTAATATTGCTAATTACCAAATAGGTATGGCGTACCTTAATCTAGGTGGTGCTAATTATCAGAAGGCTATTGATTATTTGACTGCTTATGATGGTGATGGATCTGTCATGGAAGCTTATGCAAATGCTGGGATAGGTGATGCTCTAGTTCAAGTAGGTCAAGAAGCAGATGCTATTTCATACTATAATAAGGCAGCAGATATTGTTCCTAATGAATTTACAACTCCTAAATACCTATTGAAAGCAGCACAAGCTTCTCTTAATACGGGAGACTATAGCGCGGCGATCAAGAACCTTGAGCGTATTGAAGAAGAATATCCTGAAGCTGCAGAAGCCCAAACGGCTCAAATTCTTCTAGGTCAAGCAGAAGCTGCGGCTAACTAG
- the ribH gene encoding 6,7-dimethyl-8-ribityllumazine synthase, with product MATAGKDLSAYDKEALPDASGMRIGIVVAEWNDDITENLFKGAQSTLVDCGVSSDHIFRYNVPGSFELIYGCRKMQESTFSIAGKRKKQELDAVIAIGSVIRGETAHFDFVCQGVTNGIKDLNLNKTRIPVIFCVLTDDTHAQSVARSGGIHGNKGSEAAIAAIKMAALKEM from the coding sequence ATGGCAACAGCAGGGAAAGATTTATCTGCCTATGACAAGGAGGCATTACCAGACGCTTCTGGAATGCGTATAGGAATCGTTGTTGCAGAATGGAACGATGATATTACCGAAAACTTATTTAAAGGCGCCCAATCCACTCTTGTGGATTGTGGTGTTTCTAGCGATCACATATTTAGATACAATGTACCAGGTTCTTTTGAACTCATATATGGTTGTCGCAAGATGCAGGAAAGCACATTTTCTATTGCAGGAAAGCGTAAGAAACAAGAGCTGGATGCCGTGATCGCTATAGGTAGCGTGATACGTGGCGAAACGGCTCACTTTGATTTTGTATGTCAAGGAGTAACTAATGGGATCAAAGACTTAAATCTAAATAAAACTAGAATCCCAGTCATCTTTTGTGTATTGACAGATGATACCCACGCGCAATCAGTAGCACGTAGTGGTGGTATTCACGGGAACAAAGGGTCTGAAGCGGCCATCGCAGCAATTAAGATGGCGGCTTTGAAGGAAATGTAA
- a CDS encoding CPBP family intramembrane glutamic endopeptidase, giving the protein MNLRQIVIPLVTLSIICFMYFGPLTRTPFENIILSIIIIIANYIEYKGKPFSALGFKRINFNVKNLLLRAPLIALGLFIFYVFAVVPGIEMLTGVPIDYSSMNHLEGNLEVTILYLLIVWATAGFGEEIIFRGYLMRHFIKFFGDSTISLIINILIICGFFGYMHMQQGITGQLVVVIIGAILSVIFYVRKYDLWLLIMIHGFFNTLGILSFYLGLA; this is encoded by the coding sequence ATGAACTTACGCCAAATAGTAATCCCATTAGTCACCCTTTCCATAATTTGTTTCATGTACTTCGGGCCACTTACCAGGACGCCTTTTGAAAATATAATTCTCTCTATCATTATTATTATAGCCAATTATATTGAATACAAAGGAAAGCCGTTTTCAGCGCTTGGATTTAAACGTATAAATTTTAATGTAAAAAATCTCCTTTTGCGTGCACCGTTAATTGCACTGGGACTTTTTATTTTTTATGTCTTTGCAGTGGTACCTGGAATCGAGATGCTTACAGGAGTTCCCATAGATTACTCTAGCATGAATCATTTAGAAGGAAATCTTGAAGTCACGATTCTTTATTTATTAATAGTTTGGGCTACTGCAGGATTTGGAGAAGAAATTATTTTTCGAGGCTATCTAATGCGACACTTCATCAAATTCTTTGGAGACAGTACCATCAGCCTGATTATTAACATTCTAATAATTTGCGGTTTTTTCGGTTACATGCACATGCAGCAAGGAATTACAGGTCAACTAGTTGTAGTAATTATCGGAGCAATCTTATCCGTGATTTTCTATGTGCGCAAATACGATTTATGGTTGCTGATCATGATACATGGCTTTTTTAACACACTAGGGATTTTAAGCTTTTACCTCGGACTGGCTTAA
- a CDS encoding LytR/AlgR family response regulator transcription factor: protein MDASQNIKTTLKSVSAKRSQGFLWSWFQKLLVFTVFSLVVNHLSTPESFPDAEFYRFPKEGFLSTIALCILIGIIAELNFQFYRKKYFSKKVEVASIMWYMISTLGYITVMYIPLSIILNKIARAETEFYYLLIGLLITLLLSTILIALAYCLDIYNLYKLSLKDQEITIESGAKITKLTYKSIACFYSENKIVYAVQNDGTTVTTDFTLNELEEKINDQLFFRVNRQVIIHKDAVDQIEKIANGKLRIALKPSIENDKIAEISISRYKRNAFMAWFQKK from the coding sequence ATGGATGCTTCACAAAACATCAAGACGACATTAAAATCAGTATCAGCAAAACGTAGCCAAGGTTTTCTATGGAGTTGGTTTCAGAAATTACTTGTCTTTACAGTTTTCTCTTTAGTCGTCAATCATTTGTCAACCCCTGAGAGTTTCCCAGATGCAGAATTCTATAGATTCCCTAAAGAAGGATTTCTATCCACTATTGCCCTGTGCATACTTATCGGAATCATAGCAGAGCTTAATTTTCAGTTTTACAGAAAAAAGTATTTCTCTAAGAAAGTGGAAGTTGCATCCATTATGTGGTACATGATCTCTACTCTTGGGTATATCACTGTCATGTATATCCCTTTAAGTATAATCTTAAATAAAATTGCGCGTGCAGAAACTGAATTCTATTATTTATTGATTGGATTGCTGATTACATTATTGCTAAGTACTATTCTAATTGCATTAGCCTACTGCCTAGATATTTACAATTTATATAAGCTATCTTTAAAAGATCAAGAAATCACTATTGAAAGTGGTGCAAAAATAACCAAGCTAACATACAAAAGTATCGCATGTTTCTACAGCGAAAATAAAATTGTGTATGCTGTTCAAAATGATGGCACTACGGTGACCACAGATTTTACATTGAATGAACTCGAAGAAAAAATAAACGACCAATTATTTTTTAGAGTCAACCGTCAAGTTATCATTCACAAAGATGCAGTAGACCAAATTGAAAAGATTGCCAACGGCAAGTTACGGATTGCATTGAAACCATCAATTGAGAATGATAAAATTGCCGAAATCAGCATCAGCCGTTATAAACGAAATGCATTTATGGCCTGGTTTCAAAAAAAATAA
- a CDS encoding membrane protein has protein sequence MLSRTNIEHQLQKARKKAFKDTDILEQVSAILTEDDRKEDAIIARMKSPQKPTPRNPFNIDLLETDRIYHVDQIRDICVDYRLRFLDTKYFKNEIPQEALNKIKQLEKDHEMTLRGFKIVAPSKMFKLENADDPLLFAPIGNGYFYLIHKWGNDLNFFRKAWAWPFKSFENLILCTLLVSLIAAYAVPNGLFSKETSGVQFVLIFFFTFKSIASMVLYYSFAAGKNFNTSIWNSNYFNA, from the coding sequence ATGTTGAGCAGGACGAACATCGAGCACCAGTTGCAAAAAGCACGCAAGAAAGCCTTTAAGGATACTGATATCCTAGAACAAGTTTCAGCTATTCTTACGGAAGATGATCGTAAAGAAGATGCCATCATTGCAAGGATGAAAAGCCCTCAAAAGCCAACACCTCGCAATCCTTTCAACATTGATTTACTGGAGACCGATAGGATATATCACGTGGATCAAATTCGTGATATTTGTGTAGACTACCGGTTGCGATTTTTAGATACCAAATACTTTAAGAACGAGATCCCACAAGAAGCGCTGAATAAAATCAAGCAATTGGAGAAAGATCACGAAATGACGCTGAGAGGTTTTAAAATTGTGGCACCATCTAAAATGTTCAAGTTAGAGAATGCAGATGATCCCCTACTCTTTGCTCCCATAGGAAACGGGTATTTTTATTTGATCCACAAATGGGGTAATGATTTGAACTTTTTTAGAAAAGCATGGGCCTGGCCTTTCAAATCATTTGAGAATCTTATTTTATGTACCCTGTTAGTGAGTTTAATTGCGGCATATGCAGTCCCTAATGGTTTATTCTCTAAAGAGACCAGCGGTGTACAGTTTGTGTTAATATTCTTTTTCACCTTTAAATCCATAGCCAGTATGGTGTTGTATTATTCCTTTGCCGCCGGCAAAAACTTTAATACCAGCATCTGGAATAGTAATTACTTTAACGCCTAG